A genome region from Fibrobacter sp. UWR4 includes the following:
- a CDS encoding HPr family phosphocarrier protein has protein sequence MIVKTLVVTNKLGIHARPAGMIVDVTGQAQSDVSIIFEGSKANAKSILNVMMLAIPAGSEVKFEIDGEDEENVASQLEVLFNDHFNEEPC, from the coding sequence ATGATAGTTAAAACTTTGGTGGTCACAAATAAACTGGGTATTCACGCGCGCCCTGCCGGTATGATTGTAGATGTTACCGGCCAGGCACAGAGTGATGTCTCCATCATATTCGAGGGCTCTAAGGCCAATGCCAAGAGTATTCTGAATGTGATGATGCTTGCGATTCCCGCTGGATCTGAAGTGAAGTTTGAAATCGACGGTGAGGACGAAGAAAACGTGGCCTCCCAGTTGGAGGTCTTGTTCAATGACCACTTCAACGAAGAACCTTGCTGA
- a CDS encoding lytic transglycosylase domain-containing protein, producing the protein MIRFLCILLGVGSVGVFAISQTLSSSSAVMTPAAVTDSSVAALSVEEPVAGNPYAELEQIDPKLFQDVEIRFNRVKAASEDTSLSKNIRDFATAAMFYYKGDWENSYAAYDSLRGRDSFLDGSVILRMATAQFNLGDYAKMRETLALNKSLEKNSTWLRQADLLRIRAVAFDKKLGDKAQADSLKAFIDKYPKTEESASFKYRYAQYMEQFKKTKEAKRVYMQLLTSAAYKDSAFASIKRLRQERVSPESLSEKVAYARIACGKEEASACLSLLDSIQIMDADLLAKNPESAVALPEDSLQGKLPVSTLPMSDRIALWEKRATVYRNLGREEDAIKQYCFLVDSVEAKKDWIETALKRMRTVNSTKYAKTIRRYDSKLQVVSKYSKSTGDNLWRRGFDYEQVEKYDSALTCYKELADKRYGKSSFRQWAKFRTGFVYFKMEQWQNAVDMFQQAKQENDRWSSSGARMFLGDAYMKLGQDSLAREAYLDCIQDFPLSSYAHRSRVKLLEYKLMDSAQVPFAHGVEMSAEETLNWIRNVQKAGKPDSSYSPERYDRIKTLFLYGFSDHAFDLYDLARKKNAKRLDFLYEYGLLFYEMGEVAAGYRLARQFQANIDRRLLLAPPMGVLHYLYPTPFRDQVKFHSGSRIDPFFVYSVMRQESIFNFEIASPAGACGLLQIMPSTGKMLAKQENIESFDPKQLYNPYMNIRLGVRYLVDLKAAYKDDYMYVLGNYNAGPKPTKRWQTASGHLPWDIRSEEISYRETRDYVKRVMGNYWIYQEIYDAL; encoded by the coding sequence ATGATTCGATTCCTTTGTATCCTCCTAGGCGTAGGCTCGGTGGGAGTTTTTGCGATTTCTCAAACTTTAAGTTCTTCTTCTGCTGTTATGACTCCTGCTGCTGTGACGGATAGTTCCGTAGCGGCTCTTTCCGTAGAAGAACCTGTGGCGGGTAATCCCTATGCGGAACTTGAACAGATTGACCCTAAGTTGTTCCAGGATGTTGAAATCCGCTTTAACCGTGTGAAGGCTGCCAGCGAGGATACGTCCCTTTCCAAGAACATCCGCGACTTTGCTACAGCCGCCATGTTCTACTACAAGGGCGATTGGGAAAATTCCTATGCGGCCTACGATTCCCTTCGTGGCAGGGATTCCTTCCTGGATGGAAGTGTAATCCTGCGTATGGCTACCGCACAGTTCAATCTTGGTGATTACGCCAAGATGCGAGAAACTCTTGCTTTGAACAAAAGTCTCGAAAAGAATTCCACCTGGCTTCGTCAGGCTGACTTGCTCCGTATTCGTGCAGTTGCCTTTGACAAAAAACTGGGGGACAAGGCCCAGGCGGATTCCCTGAAGGCTTTTATCGACAAGTATCCGAAAACGGAAGAGTCTGCTAGCTTCAAGTATCGCTACGCCCAGTACATGGAGCAGTTCAAGAAGACCAAGGAAGCAAAACGTGTCTACATGCAGCTGCTGACCAGTGCAGCCTACAAGGATTCTGCATTCGCTTCCATCAAGCGTCTCCGTCAGGAAAGAGTTTCTCCGGAATCCTTGAGCGAGAAGGTGGCCTATGCAAGAATCGCTTGCGGTAAGGAAGAAGCTTCCGCTTGTTTGTCCTTGCTGGATTCCATCCAGATCATGGATGCGGATCTTCTTGCTAAAAATCCCGAAAGCGCTGTAGCCCTTCCGGAGGATTCACTTCAGGGCAAGCTTCCTGTCAGTACCCTCCCGATGTCGGATCGTATTGCCCTATGGGAAAAACGCGCTACTGTCTATCGCAATTTAGGCCGTGAAGAGGATGCCATCAAGCAGTACTGCTTCCTGGTGGATTCCGTAGAAGCGAAGAAGGACTGGATTGAAACCGCCCTCAAGCGTATGCGTACGGTGAATTCCACCAAGTATGCAAAGACTATCCGTCGTTATGATTCTAAGCTCCAGGTGGTAAGCAAGTACAGTAAAAGTACAGGCGATAATCTATGGCGTCGTGGTTTTGATTACGAACAGGTGGAGAAGTACGATAGTGCCTTGACTTGCTATAAGGAACTTGCGGATAAGCGTTATGGCAAGAGCAGTTTCCGTCAGTGGGCTAAGTTCCGTACGGGCTTTGTCTACTTTAAGATGGAACAGTGGCAGAATGCGGTTGATATGTTCCAGCAGGCCAAACAGGAAAATGACCGCTGGAGCAGCAGTGGCGCCCGCATGTTCCTTGGGGACGCCTACATGAAACTTGGACAGGATTCCCTGGCTCGAGAAGCCTATCTGGATTGTATCCAGGATTTCCCGCTGTCCTCCTATGCTCATCGCAGTCGCGTAAAACTTCTGGAATACAAACTGATGGATTCAGCCCAGGTTCCCTTTGCTCATGGCGTGGAAATGAGTGCCGAGGAAACCCTCAATTGGATTCGTAATGTACAGAAGGCTGGCAAGCCTGATTCCAGCTACAGCCCGGAACGTTATGACCGCATTAAGACCTTGTTCCTGTATGGCTTTAGCGATCATGCTTTCGACTTGTACGATTTGGCCCGCAAGAAGAACGCAAAACGCCTGGACTTCCTTTACGAATACGGCCTGCTGTTCTACGAAATGGGGGAAGTTGCCGCCGGCTATCGTCTTGCCCGTCAGTTCCAGGCAAATATCGATCGCAGACTTCTGCTTGCTCCTCCTATGGGTGTGCTGCACTATCTGTATCCCACGCCCTTCAGGGATCAGGTGAAGTTCCATTCAGGAAGCCGCATCGACCCCTTCTTTGTCTATAGCGTCATGCGTCAGGAATCCATCTTCAATTTTGAAATCGCTTCCCCGGCAGGTGCCTGTGGACTTCTCCAGATTATGCCCTCCACCGGCAAGATGTTGGCTAAGCAGGAAAACATTGAATCCTTTGATCCCAAGCAATTGTACAATCCCTACATGAACATTCGTCTGGGAGTTCGCTATCTGGTGGACTTGAAGGCTGCCTACAAGGATGATTACATGTACGTGCTGGGGAATTACAATGCTGGTCCCAAGCCCACTAAACGTTGGCAGACTGCTAGTGGCCACTTGCCTTGGGATATTCGTTCCGAAGAAATCAGCTACCGCGAAACTCGTGACTATGTAAAACGCGTCATGGGTAACTACTGGATCTATCAGGAAATCTACGATGCCCTATAG
- a CDS encoding MlaD family protein, which translates to MKKYSALYFSVGLVVILALVILVFGIFFLNEKDPRETFNTFYLRFTQVSTLVLDDPVKVNGVKLGKVEKIELSGHRVVVTVRLRTDVKIPTDSEIRVQNIGIMGERQIGMILGDSTTYFAPGDTINGQFDAGIAEALGLAGEVCDSTKVLLESVKQALGQTITNPEFQERFKTLLVKAEALEDRTMKLLNTTDPQIKKSLDGLNQVTVKVNELIDGVKPPIDNMFANTDKLMGNADKLMGELEGVTKHLDDLLANVQKKINSKDNTAGILLNDRALHDDLVKTIHSADSLFRVILKDGLDVNVDIF; encoded by the coding sequence ATGAAAAAGTATTCTGCACTCTATTTTTCCGTTGGACTGGTTGTAATACTGGCCCTTGTGATTTTGGTTTTTGGCATCTTTTTCCTAAATGAAAAGGATCCTAGGGAAACCTTTAATACGTTCTATTTGCGCTTTACCCAGGTCAGCACCCTTGTGTTGGATGACCCTGTCAAGGTGAATGGCGTTAAGCTTGGTAAGGTGGAAAAGATTGAACTTTCCGGCCATCGTGTGGTGGTGACTGTCCGCCTGCGTACCGATGTGAAGATTCCTACGGATTCCGAAATTCGAGTGCAGAATATCGGTATCATGGGTGAACGTCAGATTGGTATGATTCTTGGCGATTCTACCACCTATTTCGCTCCTGGTGATACTATTAACGGCCAGTTTGACGCAGGTATTGCAGAAGCCTTGGGTCTTGCTGGTGAAGTGTGCGATAGTACCAAGGTTCTCCTGGAATCTGTGAAGCAGGCTCTGGGACAGACCATTACCAATCCCGAATTCCAGGAACGCTTTAAGACCCTTCTCGTAAAGGCTGAAGCTCTGGAAGATCGCACGATGAAACTCTTGAACACTACTGATCCCCAGATCAAGAAGAGCCTGGATGGCTTGAATCAGGTGACAGTGAAGGTGAACGAATTGATTGACGGCGTGAAGCCCCCCATTGACAATATGTTTGCAAATACCGACAAGCTCATGGGCAACGCAGACAAACTGATGGGTGAACTGGAAGGGGTGACCAAGCATCTGGATGACCTTCTGGCTAATGTCCAGAAGAAGATCAACTCCAAGGACAACACCGCCGGTATTTTGCTGAACGACAGAGCCCTCCATGATGATCTGGTCAAGACTATCCATTCTGCCGATAGTCTGTTCCGTGTCATTTTGAAGGACGGTCTGGACGTCAACGTTGATATTTTCTGA
- a CDS encoding EamA family transporter yields the protein MLFLLLTIGPAFLFACGNILEKSGVSTVGKKTGGVSKPWLFLKGVLSNGYWWLGIACSGLATLGYYIAMARYDLSQVQPMMVLNPVLTALMGFVILKEILTRRIVVAICFVVAGLLYSVESLGGASSVQNISMLWIYAGIVCGITLLVHLFGRDREIADSLIMGVGFGISAAFYKSLAMDFDLDNITLSSVGNLLLDFRTLGYVATYGIAFLYSQISFSRGRALFIIPFSAAVGAAVPTIAGAVVFSESFPLGKIISVALVLSGSALFVVRRPRKKSGKFENKSQDCSEL from the coding sequence ATGCTCTTCCTTCTTCTTACAATCGGTCCTGCGTTCCTGTTTGCTTGCGGAAATATTCTGGAAAAATCCGGGGTGTCCACCGTGGGAAAAAAAACGGGTGGAGTATCTAAACCCTGGCTGTTCCTGAAGGGGGTGCTTTCCAATGGATACTGGTGGCTTGGTATTGCCTGCTCTGGCCTTGCGACTCTAGGCTACTACATTGCCATGGCTCGCTATGACCTGAGCCAGGTCCAGCCCATGATGGTCTTGAATCCGGTGCTTACGGCTTTGATGGGCTTTGTAATCCTGAAGGAAATTCTGACCCGTCGCATTGTGGTTGCCATTTGCTTTGTGGTGGCGGGCCTCCTTTATTCTGTGGAATCCTTAGGAGGTGCATCTAGCGTCCAGAATATTTCCATGCTCTGGATTTATGCGGGTATTGTCTGTGGAATAACCCTCTTGGTTCACTTGTTTGGCCGTGATCGTGAAATTGCGGATTCCCTGATTATGGGTGTAGGCTTTGGAATTTCTGCCGCATTCTATAAAAGCTTGGCCATGGATTTCGATCTGGATAATATTACTCTTTCCTCCGTAGGAAACCTGCTGCTGGATTTTAGAACGTTAGGATATGTTGCCACCTATGGCATTGCGTTCCTTTATTCCCAGATTTCCTTTTCCAGAGGTAGAGCTCTCTTTATCATTCCCTTTAGCGCCGCTGTAGGGGCTGCTGTTCCCACTATTGCAGGTGCCGTGGTCTTCTCCGAAAGTTTTCCGCTTGGAAAGATCATCTCTGTGGCCCTGGTCCTTTCGGGCTCTGCCTTGTTCGTTGTTCGCAGACCACGAAAGAAATCCGGAAAATTTGAAAACAAGAGTCAGGATTGTTCCGAGTTGTAA
- the ptsP gene encoding phosphoenolpyruvate--protein phosphotransferase produces MTTSTKNLADEKKKPVRTVLTGVPASPGFAMGRVFPVINREVSVVEETLPESRIPDEEQVFLKAINKTAKEITQIKEISEGRTGVKDSLIFATHLMILQDPGLVNGILDKIRREHKNARWAVHVVLGAYIEKFESINSAAMRDKATDLRDLYNRLMAAMEDSGPVLEDVADEDGVVLVGHEFLPSMLMSIKPGQVCGLVMDTGGRTSHVAILARSLQLPLVSGLRNSAAVVKQGDILIVDGSTGTVIVNPNEEDIRDFHERQEVFERQRRELFTMRQLEPMTRDGKYITLHANIELPAEADKVKDFGASGIGLYRSEFLFLRKTAPTMDEQRDAYRYILETMAPCPVVIRTLDAGGDKLVSGINAVSESNPFMGWRSIRVCLDKEDLFCEQLKALLLANTKGNLRILLPMISSMTELRRAKACIKRCREELEASGKKCAKVKVGVMIEVPSAVMIVDKLAKEADFFSIGTNDLIQFTLAVDRTNELITDMFQPHHPAVLSMIYQTVQAAHREGIPVAVCGEMSADPMSVLLLVGLGIDELSMTPWSVMSTKKIIRSINFEDVRDTALTVLQMDDAESVNAYLHKKYAQTIMDLGISSFVGQVEKNGK; encoded by the coding sequence ATGACCACTTCAACGAAGAACCTTGCTGATGAAAAGAAAAAACCGGTACGTACTGTTTTAACAGGCGTGCCCGCATCTCCCGGCTTTGCAATGGGCCGGGTTTTTCCGGTTATTAACCGTGAAGTTTCCGTGGTGGAGGAAACCCTTCCCGAAAGTCGTATTCCCGATGAGGAACAGGTTTTCCTGAAAGCCATCAACAAGACTGCCAAGGAGATTACCCAGATCAAGGAAATCTCCGAAGGTCGCACAGGCGTCAAGGATAGCCTGATTTTTGCCACCCACCTGATGATCCTTCAGGATCCGGGCTTGGTCAATGGTATCCTGGACAAGATTCGTAGGGAGCACAAGAATGCGCGCTGGGCCGTGCATGTAGTTCTTGGTGCCTATATCGAAAAGTTCGAGTCCATCAATTCCGCTGCAATGCGCGACAAGGCTACGGACTTGCGAGATCTTTATAATCGTCTCATGGCCGCCATGGAAGACTCCGGACCTGTGCTGGAGGATGTGGCTGACGAAGACGGTGTGGTGCTGGTAGGTCATGAGTTTCTGCCAAGCATGCTTATGTCCATCAAGCCTGGTCAGGTCTGTGGCCTTGTGATGGATACTGGTGGCCGTACAAGCCACGTTGCCATTTTGGCTAGGTCCCTCCAGCTACCGCTGGTGTCTGGCCTGCGAAACTCCGCTGCAGTGGTCAAGCAGGGGGATATCCTGATTGTAGACGGTTCCACTGGTACTGTCATTGTCAATCCGAACGAAGAGGATATCCGCGACTTCCATGAACGTCAGGAAGTGTTCGAGCGCCAACGTCGGGAACTGTTTACCATGCGACAGCTGGAACCCATGACCCGTGATGGCAAGTACATTACCCTTCATGCAAACATCGAGCTGCCTGCGGAGGCTGATAAGGTGAAGGACTTCGGTGCGTCAGGCATTGGCCTTTACCGTTCCGAATTTTTGTTCCTGCGCAAGACCGCTCCTACCATGGACGAACAGCGTGACGCTTATCGTTATATTCTTGAAACGATGGCTCCCTGCCCCGTGGTCATCCGTACCTTGGATGCTGGTGGCGATAAGCTTGTAAGTGGAATTAACGCGGTAAGTGAATCCAATCCCTTTATGGGGTGGCGTTCCATCCGAGTCTGCCTGGACAAGGAAGACTTGTTCTGTGAACAGCTGAAGGCCCTGCTCCTTGCAAATACCAAGGGGAACCTCCGTATACTTTTGCCCATGATTTCCAGCATGACGGAACTTCGTCGTGCTAAGGCTTGCATCAAGCGCTGCCGTGAAGAACTGGAAGCTTCTGGAAAGAAATGCGCCAAAGTAAAGGTTGGCGTCATGATCGAAGTACCTTCCGCCGTCATGATTGTGGACAAATTAGCGAAGGAAGCTGATTTCTTCAGTATCGGTACTAACGACTTGATTCAGTTTACCTTGGCTGTGGACCGTACCAACGAACTTATTACAGACATGTTCCAGCCCCACCATCCGGCAGTGCTTAGCATGATCTATCAGACCGTGCAGGCCGCCCATCGCGAAGGTATTCCTGTGGCGGTTTGTGGTGAAATGAGTGCTGACCCCATGAGCGTCCTTTTGTTGGTTGGTCTTGGAATTGACGAACTTTCCATGACGCCCTGGAGTGTCATGTCCACAAAGAAAATTATTCGTTCCATCAACTTCGAAGATGTCCGTGATACGGCTTTGACGGTGCTCCAGATGGACGATGCTGAAAGTGTGAATGCCTACTTGCACAAGAAGTATGCACAGACGATTATGGATCTTGGCATCTCTAGCTTTGTAGGTCAAGTTGAAAAAAACGGAAAATAA
- a CDS encoding CotH kinase family protein, translating into MPAENPGGQTGPSVPFVGGPLMFTEVDPTNLVYEDHEGGDGSWIEIFNTSAEPVNLAGKFLTNNLEKPTKWMFGNVVVPAQGYMVVYLSEKNLPDFVPPSDTTDMIGPGFWSWTDSQNEDPVGFSYANPLPGQKKLCFNENSERHCGAVMKFGDNEELGWSSISVMIGTGSTDPEDVTDISKANEILMKAYITKGRKVSFRLAQPDVDDWQGYEFVFTGTGDSSTVYRGTLPAGTTFPDLAHIYGTRMSPESKESQEVSVKIFSYMARNRGHEPHASFKAKKTGGSLYLMDENGAIMDSLSYPEIPAGKSWAFGSVAGGSGFGFAEPSPYGMSVGEVFPARSPALDSLTELPPSGFYQAPFVVNFPEGYAIRCELGGKAPTEESPLITVLGFDKNTTVRCGSFVPGAMPGKLLNRTYIFEKAPAVPAVFVTVDPGSMFNPDTGIYMEGNFAQTAEPHYGANYWLDKEIPVFVELIEAGVNQPAFAKDAGLEIFGNYSRMNEKKSVAITFREKYGDKRLKYPLFPEFPELKSFKGFVLRNNGSNSNNDYIRDMLASSITEGLGVDYQRGRASIVYYNGEYYGIHNIRERSTEYYFETHYGMDPKSIDLLKADNAASNGSSAEYQAMMDWLETAHLDVDANYEKVASQIDVGNFINYVLSELFIDNRDWPSNNLKKWRCSNPKTLWKWFIYDTDFGFGSGMSSFKNNVFEFATAEDGDSWPNGPASTLLLRRLLENSAFRTSFINRMAVLLVTNFETSRVTARINKLMADIDSEVTRDQKNWGRNVNWMNTSLSNIKNFAKKRPGVIQKELQEFFELGENVPVTLSSTGPGVIAVHGLSLDANPLTVGFFKGLPVEVSAIPSSGGMFMQWSDGETSATRVIIPEKVSELRAVFR; encoded by the coding sequence ATGCCGGCAGAAAATCCCGGCGGACAGACTGGCCCATCTGTGCCTTTTGTGGGTGGTCCTCTCATGTTTACGGAAGTGGACCCTACGAACCTTGTATATGAAGACCACGAGGGTGGTGATGGTAGCTGGATTGAAATTTTCAACACCTCGGCAGAACCTGTCAATCTTGCGGGAAAATTCCTGACCAACAATTTGGAAAAGCCTACCAAGTGGATGTTCGGGAATGTGGTTGTTCCTGCCCAGGGATATATGGTAGTGTATCTTTCCGAAAAGAACCTGCCTGACTTTGTCCCCCCTTCCGATACAACAGATATGATTGGTCCCGGTTTCTGGAGTTGGACAGACTCCCAGAATGAGGATCCCGTTGGCTTCAGTTATGCGAACCCGCTGCCAGGACAGAAAAAGCTTTGCTTTAACGAAAATTCGGAAAGACATTGTGGTGCCGTCATGAAGTTCGGAGACAACGAGGAATTGGGGTGGTCCTCTATTTCGGTCATGATTGGTACGGGCTCTACGGATCCTGAGGATGTAACGGACATATCTAAGGCCAATGAAATTCTGATGAAAGCCTACATCACCAAGGGTCGTAAGGTTTCCTTCAGGCTTGCCCAGCCCGATGTGGATGACTGGCAGGGATATGAATTTGTATTCACAGGGACGGGAGACTCTTCCACGGTCTACCGCGGAACGCTTCCTGCGGGAACGACCTTTCCGGATCTTGCCCATATTTACGGCACCCGCATGAGCCCTGAATCCAAGGAGTCCCAGGAAGTATCTGTCAAAATCTTCAGCTATATGGCCCGTAATAGAGGTCACGAACCGCATGCCTCCTTCAAGGCGAAAAAGACTGGCGGTTCCCTGTATCTGATGGACGAAAACGGAGCCATTATGGATTCCCTTTCCTATCCGGAAATTCCTGCGGGAAAGAGCTGGGCCTTCGGCAGTGTTGCTGGCGGATCGGGTTTTGGATTTGCAGAACCGTCTCCCTATGGAATGTCCGTAGGGGAGGTGTTCCCTGCAAGATCTCCGGCTTTGGATTCGCTGACAGAACTGCCGCCCTCCGGTTTTTATCAGGCACCTTTTGTGGTGAATTTTCCCGAAGGTTATGCGATCCGTTGTGAGCTAGGTGGAAAAGCTCCTACCGAAGAAAGCCCTCTTATAACGGTACTTGGCTTTGATAAAAACACGACCGTTCGCTGCGGCAGTTTTGTTCCAGGAGCCATGCCAGGTAAACTGCTGAATCGCACCTACATTTTTGAAAAGGCTCCTGCTGTTCCCGCCGTATTCGTTACCGTAGATCCGGGCTCCATGTTTAATCCGGATACAGGCATCTATATGGAAGGCAATTTTGCACAGACTGCGGAACCTCACTATGGTGCCAACTACTGGCTGGATAAGGAAATCCCCGTCTTTGTTGAATTGATTGAAGCAGGAGTAAATCAGCCTGCGTTTGCGAAAGATGCTGGTCTTGAAATATTCGGTAATTACAGCCGCATGAACGAGAAAAAATCCGTGGCCATCACCTTCAGGGAAAAATACGGCGATAAACGTTTGAAATATCCCTTGTTCCCGGAATTTCCGGAATTGAAATCTTTCAAGGGCTTTGTACTGCGTAATAATGGCAGCAACAGCAATAACGATTATATTCGTGATATGCTGGCCTCTTCCATTACAGAAGGGCTTGGGGTGGATTACCAGCGAGGTCGCGCTTCTATCGTGTACTACAATGGTGAATACTATGGTATCCATAACATTCGCGAACGGTCTACGGAATACTACTTTGAAACTCACTATGGGATGGATCCCAAGAGCATCGACCTTTTGAAGGCCGATAATGCAGCGTCCAATGGATCTTCTGCTGAATACCAGGCCATGATGGACTGGCTGGAAACAGCCCATCTGGATGTAGATGCAAATTACGAAAAGGTGGCTTCCCAAATCGATGTGGGCAATTTTATCAATTACGTTCTTTCGGAACTGTTCATTGACAACAGGGATTGGCCCAGCAATAATCTGAAAAAGTGGCGCTGTAGTAATCCGAAAACCCTGTGGAAATGGTTTATTTACGATACGGATTTTGGATTCGGATCGGGAATGAGCTCCTTCAAGAACAATGTTTTTGAATTTGCTACTGCGGAGGATGGAGATTCCTGGCCCAATGGCCCTGCTTCTACTTTGCTTCTCCGAAGATTGCTCGAGAATTCCGCTTTTAGAACCTCTTTTATAAATAGAATGGCTGTTCTTCTGGTTACGAATTTTGAAACCTCGAGGGTAACGGCCCGAATTAACAAACTGATGGCGGATATTGACTCTGAAGTTACTCGAGATCAAAAAAACTGGGGCAGAAATGTCAACTGGATGAACACTTCCCTGAGTAATATCAAGAACTTTGCCAAGAAACGTCCTGGCGTAATTCAAAAAGAGCTGCAGGAATTCTTTGAATTAGGCGAAAATGTTCCCGTGACATTGTCTTCGACGGGGCCAGGGGTGATAGCTGTTCATGGACTTTCTCTGGATGCAAATCCTCTTACGGTGGGGTTCTTCAAGGGATTACCAGTGGAAGTGTCTGCGATCCCTTCTAGTGGAGGTATGTTTATGCAGTGGAGTGATGGCGAAACCTCTGCCACCCGTGTGATTATTCCGGAGAAAGTGAGTGAATTGAGAGCCGTCTTTAGATAG
- a CDS encoding RNA methyltransferase → MSENKESLESLLARVTDRRKELLSSVVDRRTRHFCMVLEDLFDPHNISAVIRTAECFGLQDVHIIEEDNAYSVNKSILKGSYKWMNLYLYKKRMLCMEKLRAKGYKIAVASTNTTNSVLDLDLSQPTAFYLGSEFHGNHPDTLAHADYEFKLPQYGITESMNVSVAGGVLMTYLDVYMQKEGREKFLLKKDERDALLYDWLDRHVNGIENNSPIARIEE, encoded by the coding sequence ATGAGTGAAAATAAGGAAAGTCTGGAATCTCTGTTGGCTCGTGTGACCGACCGCCGTAAGGAACTTCTCTCTTCTGTGGTGGATCGCCGCACAAGGCATTTCTGCATGGTATTGGAAGACTTGTTCGACCCCCATAATATCTCCGCCGTGATTCGTACTGCAGAATGTTTTGGCCTTCAGGATGTCCATATTATCGAAGAAGACAACGCTTATAGCGTGAACAAGTCCATCCTTAAGGGCTCCTATAAGTGGATGAATCTTTACCTGTACAAGAAGCGCATGCTCTGTATGGAAAAACTGCGTGCCAAGGGATACAAGATTGCTGTTGCCAGCACCAATACCACCAACTCTGTTCTGGACCTGGACTTGAGTCAGCCTACCGCTTTCTACCTGGGTAGTGAATTCCATGGCAATCACCCCGACACTTTGGCCCATGCAGATTACGAATTCAAGCTGCCCCAGTATGGCATTACCGAGTCCATGAACGTTTCTGTGGCTGGTGGCGTACTGATGACCTATCTGGACGTGTATATGCAGAAGGAAGGCCGTGAAAAGTTCCTCCTGAAGAAGGATGAAAGGGACGCATTGCTGTATGATTGGCTGGATCGCCACGTAAATGGCATTGAAAATAACAGTCCTATTGCAAGAATTGAAGAATAA